In Rheinheimera sp. MM224, one DNA window encodes the following:
- the mtgA gene encoding monofunctional biosynthetic peptidoglycan transglycosylase, which translates to MISLWFRKLLSIVKYLIILALSLVLLFAFMPVPVTGVMIERQIQALWNNHKSYELQHDWVPFEQISDAMKQAVVAAEDQKFPDHYGFDTVAIEKALEYNSKGRKVRGASTISQQTAKNVFLWTGRSWFRKGLELVFTGLIELTWGKERILEVYLNSVEFGPGIFGVEAAAQKFFKRPASTLSRHQAALLAAVLPNPLRFKVQSPSPYVYKRQQWILKQMRQLAPIEQRFADN; encoded by the coding sequence TTGATTTCACTTTGGTTTCGTAAGCTGCTGAGCATTGTAAAATACCTGATTATTCTGGCATTAAGCTTGGTGCTGCTGTTTGCTTTTATGCCAGTGCCTGTCACAGGTGTGATGATTGAACGGCAAATTCAGGCGCTGTGGAATAATCATAAGAGTTATGAGTTGCAACATGACTGGGTGCCTTTTGAGCAAATTTCCGACGCGATGAAACAAGCTGTTGTTGCTGCTGAAGATCAAAAGTTTCCTGATCATTATGGTTTTGATACAGTTGCTATTGAAAAGGCATTGGAATACAACAGTAAAGGCCGGAAAGTGCGTGGCGCTTCTACTATCAGTCAACAAACGGCAAAAAATGTATTTTTATGGACAGGTCGTAGCTGGTTTCGCAAAGGACTGGAGCTGGTCTTTACCGGTTTGATTGAGCTGACCTGGGGCAAAGAACGCATTTTAGAAGTCTATTTAAACAGTGTGGAGTTTGGTCCTGGTATTTTTGGTGTCGAAGCCGCCGCCCAGAAGTTTTTTAAGCGTCCTGCCAGCACCTTGAGTCGTCATCAGGCTGCGCTGCTAGCCGCTGTTTTGCCTAATCCATTGCGCTTTAAAGTACAAAGTCCTTCGCCTTATGTCTATAAACGCCAGCAATGGATTTTAAAACAAATGAGGCAATTAGCCCCGATAGAGCAGCGGTTTGCTGATAATTAA